From Actinosynnema mirum DSM 43827, a single genomic window includes:
- a CDS encoding carbohydrate ABC transporter permease encodes MPNLVMGAGVLYFLVPLLWVVVAATKSQADLLSSPALWFADFSLVDNVGKLFREDGGAYGKWLLNTAVYSGASAVGATALAALAGYGLARFSFPGKKFFETALLGMVMVPATALVLPTYLILAELELVNTRWAVILPSLLHPFGAYLMRVYIAQSVPEELIDAARVDRAGEALIFWRVVLPVVRPALVTVFLFTLVATWNNYFLPLVMLSDSDLYPLTVGLTTWFNTAQQEAGTRVLFNLVITGALIAIVPLITAFVLLQRFWRSGASAGALK; translated from the coding sequence GTGCCGAACCTGGTGATGGGCGCGGGGGTGCTGTATTTTTTGGTGCCCCTGTTGTGGGTCGTCGTCGCGGCCACCAAGAGCCAGGCTGATCTGCTGTCCAGTCCGGCTTTGTGGTTCGCGGATTTCAGCCTGGTCGACAACGTGGGCAAGCTCTTCCGCGAAGATGGCGGGGCGTATGGGAAGTGGTTGCTGAACACGGCGGTGTACTCGGGCGCGAGTGCGGTCGGGGCGACTGCCTTGGCCGCGTTGGCGGGGTACGGGCTGGCCCGGTTCTCGTTTCCCGGGAAGAAGTTCTTCGAGACCGCACTGCTGGGCATGGTCATGGTGCCCGCGACCGCGCTGGTGCTGCCGACGTATCTGATTCTGGCTGAGCTGGAGTTGGTGAACACCCGGTGGGCGGTGATCCTGCCGTCGCTGCTGCACCCGTTCGGCGCTTACCTGATGCGGGTGTACATCGCGCAGAGCGTGCCGGAGGAGCTGATCGACGCGGCTCGGGTCGACCGGGCGGGCGAGGCGCTGATCTTCTGGCGGGTGGTGCTGCCGGTGGTCCGGCCTGCGCTGGTGACCGTGTTCCTGTTCACGCTGGTGGCCACGTGGAACAACTACTTCCTGCCGCTGGTCATGCTGAGCGACAGCGACCTGTACCCGCTCACCGTGGGGCTCACCACCTGGTTCAACACCGCGCAGCAGGAAGCGGGGACCAGGGTGCTGTTCAACCTCGTCATCACCGGGGCGCTGATCGCGATCGTCCCGCTCATCACCGCTTTCGTGCTGCTGCAGAGGTTCTGGCGCAGTGGTGCGAGCGCCGGCGCGCTGAAGTAG
- a CDS encoding carbohydrate ABC transporter permease, which yields MSTGLRGRRWSTAHPVAGMLFVLPFFVVVLVFLVAPLAYAFWLSLSTRSLALGTRFSGLDNYVRAFTDPVLLDGALRVVGFGLVQIPVMLGLALFGALLLDAVSGRVAKVFRLVAFMPYAVPAVVGALMWGFLYSRTFGPFADLPVVVGGEPLDFFGPGLLLVSLGNIVTWAWTGYNMIVLYSALQGVPREVYEAAVVDGATPVQVALRVKVPAIRGALALAGVFTVIGTMQFFTEPYVMARFAPQVSGGYTPNLYAYNQAFAYSDFHYSAAISFVLGFAVFVVSYGAVLVNRWRARA from the coding sequence GTGAGCACCGGGCTGCGGGGCCGCCGCTGGAGCACCGCGCACCCGGTGGCGGGGATGCTGTTCGTGCTGCCGTTCTTCGTGGTGGTGCTGGTTTTTCTGGTGGCGCCGCTCGCTTACGCCTTCTGGTTGAGCCTGTCGACGCGGAGCCTGGCGTTGGGGACGCGGTTCAGCGGGCTGGACAACTACGTCAGGGCGTTCACCGATCCGGTGCTGCTCGACGGCGCGCTGCGGGTGGTCGGGTTCGGGCTGGTGCAGATCCCGGTGATGCTGGGGCTGGCGCTGTTCGGGGCGCTGCTGCTGGACGCGGTGAGCGGGCGGGTGGCCAAGGTGTTCCGGCTGGTCGCGTTCATGCCCTACGCGGTGCCCGCGGTGGTGGGGGCGCTGATGTGGGGGTTCCTGTACAGCAGGACGTTCGGGCCGTTCGCGGACCTGCCGGTGGTGGTGGGTGGTGAGCCGCTGGACTTCTTCGGGCCGGGGTTGTTGCTGGTCTCGTTGGGCAACATCGTCACCTGGGCGTGGACCGGCTACAACATGATCGTTCTGTACTCGGCGCTGCAAGGGGTTCCGAGGGAGGTGTACGAGGCGGCCGTGGTGGACGGGGCCACGCCGGTGCAGGTTGCGTTGCGGGTGAAGGTTCCGGCCATTCGGGGCGCGCTCGCGCTGGCCGGGGTGTTCACGGTGATCGGGACGATGCAGTTCTTCACCGAGCCGTACGTGATGGCGAGGTTCGCGCCCCAGGTGTCGGGTGGGTACACGCCTAATTTGTACGCGTACAACCAGGCGTTCGCGTACTCGGACTTCCACTACTCGGCGGCGATCTCGTTCGTGCTGGGGTTCGCGGTGTTCGTGGTGTCGTACGGGGCGGTGCTGGTCAACCGGTGGAGGGCGCGGGCGTGA
- a CDS encoding LacI family DNA-binding transcriptional regulator: MREATLRDVARLAGVSPRTVSNVVNGYAPVTEATRAKVEKAIAELDYRPNVVARNLARGRSGQIAVVVPYLDTPYFSELLQGIIPRARAGGYNVLVDQTDGDPEHERELIRRRARGFAFDGLIFSPLGLAQRDLADADPTLPLVVLGERSAAGSFDHVGIDDVAASREATAHLISLGRRRIAAIGDQPYPTGEAAQLRTTGFRQAHLDAALEVDEALVIGTPRFNRADGAGAMRRLLNRSDPPDAVFCYSDLVALGALHAALERGVRVPEDVALIGYDDIEEGRYSNPTISTVSPDKEAIAATAVERLLMRIGLGRGTEGVAGVEVRAAHRLVARESTLGRAAR, from the coding sequence ATGCGCGAGGCCACCCTGCGCGACGTCGCCCGGCTCGCCGGGGTGTCGCCGAGGACCGTGTCGAACGTGGTGAACGGCTACGCGCCGGTCACCGAGGCCACCCGCGCGAAGGTGGAGAAGGCGATCGCGGAGCTGGACTACCGGCCGAACGTGGTGGCGCGGAACCTGGCCCGCGGGCGGTCCGGGCAGATCGCGGTGGTCGTGCCGTACCTGGACACCCCGTACTTCTCCGAACTGCTCCAGGGCATCATCCCGAGGGCGCGCGCGGGCGGCTACAACGTGCTGGTCGACCAGACCGACGGCGACCCGGAGCACGAGCGCGAGCTGATCCGCAGGCGCGCGCGGGGCTTCGCGTTCGACGGCCTGATCTTCAGCCCGCTCGGCCTGGCGCAGCGCGACCTCGCCGACGCCGACCCGACGCTGCCGCTGGTGGTGCTGGGCGAGCGGTCCGCGGCGGGCTCGTTCGACCACGTGGGCATCGACGACGTGGCGGCCTCGCGCGAGGCGACCGCGCACCTGATCTCGTTGGGGCGCAGGCGGATCGCCGCGATAGGCGACCAGCCCTACCCGACCGGGGAGGCCGCGCAGCTGCGCACCACCGGTTTCCGCCAGGCTCACCTGGACGCCGCGCTGGAGGTGGACGAGGCCCTGGTGATCGGCACGCCGAGGTTCAACCGGGCCGACGGCGCGGGCGCGATGCGCCGCCTGCTGAACCGCTCGGACCCGCCCGACGCGGTGTTCTGCTACAGCGACCTGGTGGCGCTGGGGGCGCTGCACGCGGCGCTGGAGCGCGGGGTGCGGGTGCCGGAGGACGTGGCGCTGATCGGGTACGACGACATCGAGGAGGGCCGGTACTCGAACCCGACGATCAGCACGGTGTCGCCGGACAAGGAGGCGATCGCGGCGACGGCGGTGGAGCGGCTGCTGATGCGGATCGGGCTGGGGCGGGGGACGGAGGGGGTCGCCGGGGTGGAGGTGCGGGCGGCGCACCGGTTGGTGGCGCGGGAGAGCACGCTGGGGCGGGCGGCGCGGTAG
- a CDS encoding ABC transporter substrate-binding protein — translation MRGSPFKTASLLAAALLAATAVTACGSDDGGPGPDGKIHVSVWAWYPEFKGVVDAFNASHDDIQVDWTNVGTGPDQYAKLKTAFTAGKGAPDVAQVEFQQIPTFIILDALADMGEHGANEDEGLYAEWAWSQATDGDKVYAIPVDGGPMALMYRKDLFEQNGIPVPRTWDEYRSAAERIKEVDPNGHIASFGSDGGWINGLMWQAGCRPYGYSQAKARDEVRISLTSPECVKVVEFYGDLVSRGLMAEDPFFTADATAALDSGKYWTWAAAGWTPGYVAGSLKNTAGKWAVAPMPQWNPGADEQGDWGGSTFTVTKQARNAQAATKVARELFGKSEAAWDIGLNKAFLYPLVKDVAASAEFTGKEYEFFAGQKVNEIFVPVSDKLGEFQYTPFQDFVFGDLNDRSAEAMAGTRPWSEVLPETEKNVVAYAEKQGFRVTR, via the coding sequence ATGCGCGGAAGCCCGTTCAAGACCGCATCGCTGCTCGCCGCCGCCCTCCTCGCCGCAACAGCCGTCACGGCCTGCGGGAGCGATGACGGCGGACCGGGCCCGGATGGCAAGATCCACGTCTCCGTGTGGGCGTGGTACCCGGAGTTCAAGGGCGTCGTGGACGCCTTCAACGCCTCGCACGACGACATCCAGGTGGACTGGACCAACGTGGGCACGGGGCCCGACCAGTACGCCAAGCTCAAGACCGCGTTCACGGCGGGCAAGGGCGCGCCGGACGTCGCGCAGGTCGAGTTCCAGCAGATCCCGACGTTCATCATCCTCGACGCGCTCGCGGACATGGGCGAGCACGGGGCGAACGAGGACGAGGGGCTGTACGCGGAGTGGGCGTGGAGCCAGGCCACGGACGGGGACAAGGTCTACGCCATCCCGGTCGACGGCGGGCCCATGGCGCTGATGTACCGGAAGGACCTGTTCGAGCAGAACGGGATTCCGGTGCCGAGGACGTGGGACGAGTACCGGAGCGCGGCGGAGCGGATCAAGGAGGTCGATCCGAACGGGCACATCGCCAGCTTCGGCAGCGACGGCGGGTGGATCAACGGGTTGATGTGGCAGGCCGGGTGCAGGCCGTACGGGTACTCGCAGGCCAAGGCCCGCGACGAGGTGCGGATCAGCTTGACCAGCCCGGAGTGCGTGAAGGTGGTGGAGTTCTACGGGGACCTGGTGTCGCGGGGGTTGATGGCGGAGGACCCGTTCTTCACGGCTGACGCGACCGCGGCGCTGGACTCGGGGAAGTACTGGACGTGGGCCGCGGCGGGGTGGACGCCGGGGTACGTGGCCGGGTCGTTGAAGAACACGGCCGGGAAGTGGGCGGTGGCGCCGATGCCGCAGTGGAACCCCGGTGCGGACGAGCAGGGGGACTGGGGCGGGTCGACGTTCACGGTCACCAAGCAGGCGCGCAACGCGCAGGCCGCGACGAAGGTGGCGCGGGAGCTGTTCGGGAAGTCCGAGGCCGCCTGGGACATCGGGTTGAACAAGGCGTTCCTGTACCCGCTGGTGAAGGACGTCGCGGCGAGCGCGGAGTTCACGGGCAAGGAGTACGAGTTCTTCGCGGGGCAGAAGGTGAACGAGATCTTCGTGCCGGTGTCGGACAAGCTGGGGGAGTTCCAGTACACGCCGTTCCAGGACTTCGTGTTCGGTGATCTGAACGACCGGAGCGCGGAGGCGATGGCGGGGACCCGGCCGTGGAGCGAGGTGCTCCCGGAGACGGAGAAGAACGTCGTCGCGTACGCGGAGAAGCAGGGCTTCCGGGTGACGCGGTGA